The region TGGAAGATTCTCTCTGTATGACGACACAAGAGCAGCAGTTTTCACTGTGACCATCAGAGATCTGAGTAAACAGGATTCTGGGACGTACCAGTGTGCAGTTGATAAATCAGGAATAGATTCCTACACTGAAGTGAATCTGAAAGTTGTAACAGGTGAGTAACTGAGACTCTCAAACCCATGATGATCATCAACATCACACACTCAACACTACTGCGGCTCACACATCTAactcaattaagtttttttttttttttttttttttttttttttttttactttaaatgaagATGAATTGTCATTCCTGACTTTATTCTTTACACACTGGTATCTGAGATTGTGTTCAGCAGGTCAACAAATCAGTGCTGTGAGAGGATATTCAGGAGGAAATGTCAttataaactacaaatataaGACACTAGAAGGGAATCCTTTGATAGATGTGTGTAAAACTGGAGCAGATCAGTGTTTGTACTCTAATAAACACTGACAGAGCAGCAGAATGGACACATGACGGCCGATTCTCTGTTCATGATGACAGATCTGCTCGTCTCTTACGTGTGTCTATCAGAGAACTGAATGAGAACGATTCTGGAGAATATAAGATTACAGTCAAAGTTTCTGAAGACTACAgtttttcatgcatttgtttctgtGGTGAACTGATGAATCTGTTGTTTAATGTGAACTTGATTTGTCTCTCAAGCAGCTGATTGTTGTGAGAAGAGCATCAGTCTCTCAGCTGCTGCAGGAGGGATCTGTGAACATCAGCTGCAGATACCCACAATCCCACAGTGCTGATGTGAAGTTTGTCTGCAGGAGATCTGGATCTGATCTCTGTGCTGAAGAGACGTCTGTGAAGAAGAGCAGAAGATGGAGCGCTGAGGGACAGATGCAGCTGTATGATGACAGAGAGCAGCAGCTCCTGACGGGAATCATCAGTCATGTGACTCAACAACATTCAGCTGAATACTGGTGTGGAGTTCAGTCTGATCAAGGACACAAGAGCTTCATCACACGAGTCCTCATCAACGTTACAGGTACAGATGACTTTCTCACTCATATTAATCAATGTAATTCAGAATCACATTTAGCTTTCATTCAGCAGATCACTGTATTCTTTGTTGCTTGACTGAGCAAAGAAAAGTGCAGGTTTACACAGAGGGCTATTTTAGTGTAACAGTCTGATTGACAAAACAATGCCACAAACCACAGTTAAAAAGAGGAAGTGTACAGAAATGGAAGTGTGATTGCAAAAATGAGCTTATATTCAGTAAAACGTGTTTGTGTAGAATTATAATGCTGTCCTGCAAATCCACAAatcaatttttcagtttttgtggttgttttgtaCTTCATGTGGTTcttcatactgtatgtgtttgtatcaTTTACTTGCTTCATTTCATTATGAGATATTCACGTGTTTTTGTCCTGCCAGTACATTCATATTCTCATTTCTGTTCATATAACTTCTTAAAACACCATCAAGCAGTGGTTTTAATTTTCTAGGTtaagggttattattattattattattattattattattattattattattagctggaGATGTTTgaccttaaaaatgtaaaaagtccCCCTGAGatattaagttaatttaacaACTCATTTACTTATTCAGcttacataaaatgtttaatatttttggtgatcaattattattttatttttttcatggtttgattattagcttttcatcaacttatAAACCCCTTGCTGTTCTATTGTGAACCACCAAGTGTCCTGTTTGGGGAAATCCTGTTATTCTCTAGATCAGGGgcgtcaaactcagttcctggagggccggagccctgcagagttttgttccaaccccaCTCCAAGACAcaaaccatgtagttttcaaaaaagcctgaaggacttgattagttggatcagatgtgtttaattaggtttgaagctaaactctgcagggccgcggccctccaggaattaagtttgacacccctgctctagagTCTAGATTGAGTAGTTGTAGTATTTGCAGGCAATTTCCTTGCAAAAGCCTACAGCAGCGCGTGAATGCAGGAAATGGACATCTAAAGACAGTTTGAAAGTGTGTGGTCATTTAGTATTGCAGCAGTGGTTGGTGTTGGTGCTCATTTGTCCTCAGTGTTACTAAAGTATTGTCATTTGGATGTGCAGCAGAAGTGCAGTTTTTGAGTATTGCTTTACCACACTTGTACTGCAGTTAAGGAATCTTGCAGATCAAAATactgaaatagtttttgtttttcatttgtgctGTTTTATAATGTTCACTATGTGCTTATTTTGCTCATGTGCTTATTTCTAAGTTCCTAAAACTCAAATGAACTGCTTGCCGTTTTGTTTCTGGCCGTCTGTGCTTCAGCAAACATGAATTCAGGACAGAGGACGTGTGAATGACAAATAAACATAGCTCAGACTGCATTTGGTTTCACTGTAAATAGCGTTACAATATAACACTGATCTCACTGCTTTGCAACACCACATGTATTGCTACAGAAAAAGATCTTAACAcgagtcaagggtcaagagcccaagtaaagcaaacactgatctccatgatggtgccATCATTTCTAAACAATTAAACATCAACATTTAACCCCTTTGTGGTCAAAGATTGGcgacggccccagattattgttgtttcactttaacagcacgttaaacatcactctcttatttgatctggagaaactgtgcatcagCTGAAAGTTTAAAGAttctagcttcgatatttgaccactgttttgattaaacattgcagtgacagtaatttagtaatttatgtcaggagtgcaaaataataaatatttattagtcatttcacaattcaccactcattcatattcagtcacgtcagcagtggtttatttgtgttcaaataGATTCACTGAACATAGTCAATAAGGGATTATAGTCCAAAGTTGCATATACATGGAGATATATGGATATGtttactcatgtttacttcatatttcttcagacagaatcataatttctattaattttccactgatgatAATTAGCTGCTCCCAGCGATGTCTCTGTGTTTACTCTTCCGTGTTCGCGCTGCCACTGACAGAGACCTGATTCGTCCGTGTCTTGCCAATCATAACTGTGCATCATATCCTGCCCAGTCCTATCCTGTGATGCACTTCCTGTACACTTCTGTGTttatatctgaccacaacaacacagagaaacctctgtaccaatgaaatatccaaataataaacacacgattacaTTAGTAaatggtttgtatgtgattttcttgagatttgggggatttttataacaatattgaaaatgtacatctgtaATGCTAATTCGTGCAGCgatataaaaggctataaatagcagaTTTTTACAATAGTAAATGATCAAATTCCACATGAGATCACAAAAGGAAggtattacaaacactcaatcggggtttaaagtgagttttgagtaaaagtactAATAATCTCATAAACTGTCTTATGAAGCTTGATGCTATTGTTAGCTCTAATGCAGCTACATAACAGGTGCAGTTCTTCTTCATAacacattttgtcataataattcatGTAAGGTCATAAGAAAATgatctgttgtatttttatagaaagacttttgataatagttgggtaAATGTATACTGGGATTGAATTGATGTGGCTTGGTAAACCTTGTAATGCCAGAAtaaaggctaataatggctgaataaaacaaaagaataatgataaaagaataatgggGATAATGTTTCATACCTGGCCGATGTGTGAAAGGCTCATTGAGTGacaacaatagaatcatgaatggggCACTTGGGGCCGGTCCAGACATGATATAATAGCACACAGGATAGATGACAGAGatcataaatcaattttattagccttttagtagccttctctaaaaacacacatgacatggccttagaaaatgtttcataaaattcacagtttgtgAGATTATGTTCTGAAATATCAAATGAAGCATcagtagacttgtggctttagctttattgtgtttctaaaatcatatcctcAGTAAGTGCCTCTTTATTCGTCTGACAGAAAGCAAATTCAATCTGGTTaataatgagtgaagctggtgatgctttaatgagaaattgaatgtattttatttcagttgatttcatctaaggctgtagCTGAAGTCATGttctgttcatcactaatgctcagtctgcacttaattaatcacataattatctcattaactttaacactgcttcagtgttactttaacactATTTAGAGTGGGACCAAATACAGTCTGGGGCAGTGTTGATTTAACTCTGGGGATTTCACATTACTGAGACATGTGATGTCAAGatctgtttgtaaaaaaaaaaaaaaaaatatctcttcaTGTTATTGTTTTGGACACAGATGTTCCAAAAacgacatcatcatcatcatcatcatcatcagcttcTGTTTTCAAAACTTCTACATCTACCATCACATCAGAGTCTTCTAACAAGTTAAAAGGTGCCTGTGtgctaaaatataaacatatgatCTGATATTCAGCTCAGAGTGATCAGATTCACTCATTATTTCCTATAATCTGTTTTCAGGTTTATATCTGATCATCACTCTGGTTCTGGTTCTTCTGGTTCTAATCATCATTGGTGTCTTGTTAGTGTTTCTCTATATGAAGCATCAGTCTCGAGGTAAAACTCCTTTAGATACAGAAACTCCCATTCATATCAGgtttaaaatgaagatttgctttttttttcactatgatTCTTTCGCCACCTAATGGCTACAGCTACAAAATACAGATATTTGATGATGTGTGAAAAGATTTCCATTATACATCCGTGTTGAAATGTGATATAATGTCATTAATTTAGACTCTTGTTTTAGCAGGCGGTGATTCATCATCTCAGACTGGAGCAGAAAAACATGAAATGGTTCGTCCAgttactgtataaaataatatgatgatttttattcataatgAGAATAAATTCTATTGCCTccataattacatttttcagaACTGTAAATAATTACTCTGTCTCTCTGCAGGTTTTTCACACTGGTGGTGATTATGAGGAGATTAAAGACACTCACAAAcaattacccacaaacccctctgtTATTCCTGACTGTGTTTACGCTACAGTTAAGAAAGCCACTGGTGACTCTCAGATCTTGATCACATCTGCTGAGGATCTGAATTACGCCGTGGTGAATTTCCAGAAGAATCCGAACTGTCCTGACAGTGTTAATTACTCTGTGGTGGATTTCCAGAAGAAAGCAGACTGTCCTGACAGTGTTAGATTGAGGTATAATCAGGATTACAGTGAATACGCTGATGTCAATCATCTCACTGCCTGATGAGCCTGATGGCACCATATGAGCTTCAATCTAGTATTTCTGAAccttttttgtataaaatgtctGGTTATTATCTGCAGTCAGAgcaatgtaaatataaaagtatgaACTCTTTGTGCAACATGCAGGTGAAATATGAGAAGGCTATAGCGAGCTGTTTAATCATAATGAAAGAGCATTAGCTGtcaactttgttttaaaaaaaactattaatatatgatattaataCATTCTACAATGtcacatattaaatatatgacaataaaatattacaaaacatattaTGGTGGTTCGTCCTGACATGTATTCTTAATTCTGTTTCTGTTTGGTTTCGGCTTTTAGTGAGTTTGTGTTTAGCGTCCGGAAGAGCAGACAGAGAGATGTCCAAGATCTGTTACACAAAATATCTGCGGACATTCAGAATAAGTGTCTTACATTCATATTAAAATTTATGATAATCTACAAGAAAATCTATGTTGTTTAATAAGCATGTTAATATCATGAATATGAAGTGCAGCTGCAGTGGCGCAATAATACAAAAGTAATTTGGTCACCGGTGTGTGTTTATAGAGTATTTTACAACAGCTTCACAAGCCACTCGGCTAATCCAAGTCTATCTAttgtataaatgttataaataacaaCTTTAAAGTTTGAAGGTCAGCTATTCAGCTTTATAAGATGCTTCTGAAGTGTAAGGTCATGTCGATGAGAACAGGAGCTCATCTGGacagactgtgtttgtgtttgtgaggaaTCTCGGTTGCTGTCCGTAGTGCTGAACTTCTGCTGAGTGTAGACTCTCCTCGGCTGGACATTTGCTCATGTCATCTCATATAGTGAAAACACATGACACATATGTTGCTATGTTAATATGATATGTTTAAAGTATGTTTGGATTattagcaaaatataaaaattaaataaacaaaaaaacaaaactttaatactCACTTCACAAACTTcacaattttgatatattttctcaaaattatcaaaattactCCCTTCCTCCACTTTACctgttttattcctatctatattatGAAAGGTTTTACAGAGGTGTTTGTTCATATACCATTTgcatattatattgtttttaacattttactactaaaaccacactgtaaaacctgacaagtaacagtaactcaaaccgtttgagtaaacagattgcctttacttaaaccatgtaagttttaaaactttgcaatta is a window of Cyprinus carpio isolate SPL01 chromosome B1, ASM1834038v1, whole genome shotgun sequence DNA encoding:
- the LOC122135951 gene encoding uncharacterized protein LOC122135951, producing MQLYDDREQQLLTGIISHVTQQHSAEYWCGVQSDQGHKSFITRVLVSVTDVPKTTSSSSSSSSASVFKTSTSTITSESSNKLKGLYLIITLVLVLLVLIIIGVLLVFLYMKHQSRAGGDSSSQTGAEKHEMVFHTGGDYEEIKDTHKQLPTNPSVIPDCVYATVKKATGDSQILITSAEDLNYAVVNFQKNPNCPDSVNYSVVDFQKKADCPDSVRLRYNQDYSEYADVNHLTA